One genomic segment of Natrialbaceae archaeon AArc-T1-2 includes these proteins:
- the pyrB gene encoding aspartate carbamoyltransferase, whose translation MRHDHLITSKQLSREDITRVLDRAAEIDDDPDAVAKAHAGSLLGLLFFEPSTRTKMSFETAIKRLGGDVVDMGSIESSSVQKGETLADTVRVIEGYVDALVLRHPLEGAPKMASEYVDVPLINAGDGAGHHPTQTLLDLYTIRENAGLDDLSIGIMGDLKYGRTVHSLSYALTNFDTQQHFISPESLQLPRDVVYDLHQQGATVREHESLESVLPSLDVLYVTRIQQERFPDEDEYRKVAGEYRIDLETLEAARDDLTVLHPLPRVDEIAADVDTTEHASYFEQAHNGVPVRMALLDLLVGDSA comes from the coding sequence ATGCGCCACGATCACCTCATCACGAGCAAACAACTCTCTCGCGAGGACATAACGCGGGTCCTCGATCGCGCGGCCGAGATCGACGACGATCCGGACGCCGTCGCGAAAGCACACGCCGGGTCGTTGCTCGGGTTGCTCTTTTTCGAGCCGAGCACCCGCACGAAGATGAGCTTCGAGACGGCGATCAAGCGACTGGGTGGTGACGTCGTCGACATGGGATCGATCGAGTCCTCGAGCGTCCAGAAAGGCGAAACGCTCGCGGATACGGTCCGCGTCATCGAGGGGTACGTCGACGCACTCGTCCTCCGTCACCCACTCGAGGGGGCGCCGAAGATGGCAAGTGAGTACGTCGACGTCCCGCTCATCAACGCCGGCGACGGCGCGGGCCATCACCCGACCCAGACGCTGCTCGATCTGTACACGATCCGAGAAAACGCCGGACTCGACGATCTCTCGATCGGGATCATGGGCGACCTGAAGTACGGCCGAACCGTCCACTCGCTTTCGTACGCACTGACGAACTTCGATACGCAACAACACTTCATCAGTCCCGAGAGCCTACAGCTTCCTCGAGACGTCGTCTACGATCTCCACCAGCAGGGCGCGACGGTCCGGGAACACGAGAGTCTCGAGTCGGTCCTTCCCTCGCTCGACGTGCTCTACGTCACGCGTATCCAGCAGGAACGGTTCCCCGACGAAGACGAGTACCGGAAAGTCGCAGGCGAGTACCGGATCGACCTCGAGACCCTCGAGGCGGCACGCGACGACCTGACGGTGTTACATCCGCTTCCCCGCGTCGACGAGATCGCCGCAGACGTCGATACGACCGAGCACGCGTCGTACTTCGAGCAGGCTCACAACGGCGTTCCGGTCCGGATGGCCCTGCTCGATCTCCTCGTGGGTGATTCCGCATGA
- a CDS encoding DUF7123 family protein, with translation MSTTAQTSTESKEHRLKRYLRERAEDGELYFKGKFIADDVGLSPKEIGALMVKLSESASDLEIEKWSYTGATTWRVEPA, from the coding sequence ATGAGCACGACAGCCCAAACCTCCACGGAAAGCAAAGAACACCGCCTGAAGCGGTACCTGCGCGAGCGCGCCGAAGACGGTGAACTCTACTTCAAGGGCAAGTTCATCGCGGACGACGTCGGCCTCTCCCCGAAGGAGATCGGCGCGCTCATGGTGAAACTCTCGGAGTCGGCCTCCGACCTCGAGATCGAGAAGTGGTCGTACACGGGTGCGACCACGTGGCGCGTCGAACCCGCTTGA
- a CDS encoding methionine adenosyltransferase, with amino-acid sequence MTERNIRIEPIDRRAVEDQEVEIVERKGIGHPDSICDGIAESVASALAREYIDRVGKVLHFNTDETQLVAGEAAPAFGGGEVVDPIYLLIVGRATKRYGGQTIPTETIALRAAREYLEEEIPKLEFGTDVVVDVRLGEGSGDLQEVFGEDGATVPMANDTSFGVGHAPLTETERIVYNAERRLNGEYAERNPVLGPDVKIMGKREGDHIDVTVAAAMIDEHVPDMEAYKAAVESVREYVHEVAGEYTDREVSVHVNTADDYEEGSIYLTVTGTSAEQGDDGSVGRGNRANGLITPNRSMSMEATSGKNPVNHIGKIYNLLSTHIAEDVVAEVDDIRDLRVRLLSQIGRPIDQPHVADVHVVTDDGVSLGDVEGEIEAIVDDRLANVTGVTRQVIDGELTTF; translated from the coding sequence ATGACCGAGCGGAACATTCGAATCGAGCCGATCGACCGACGGGCGGTCGAGGACCAGGAAGTCGAGATCGTCGAACGAAAGGGTATCGGTCACCCTGATTCGATCTGTGACGGCATCGCAGAGAGCGTCGCGAGTGCGCTCGCACGCGAATACATCGACCGCGTCGGAAAGGTGTTGCACTTCAACACCGACGAAACTCAGCTGGTCGCCGGCGAGGCAGCACCCGCATTCGGCGGCGGCGAGGTCGTCGATCCCATCTACCTGTTGATCGTCGGCCGCGCGACGAAACGCTACGGAGGCCAGACGATTCCGACCGAAACGATCGCGCTCCGGGCCGCCCGCGAGTACCTCGAGGAAGAGATCCCGAAACTCGAGTTCGGGACGGACGTCGTCGTCGACGTTCGCCTCGGCGAGGGAAGTGGCGACTTACAGGAAGTCTTCGGCGAAGACGGCGCGACCGTCCCGATGGCAAACGACACGAGCTTCGGCGTCGGACACGCCCCCCTGACGGAGACCGAACGGATCGTCTATAACGCCGAACGTCGACTCAACGGGGAGTACGCCGAACGAAACCCCGTGCTCGGCCCGGACGTGAAGATCATGGGCAAACGAGAGGGCGATCACATCGACGTCACCGTCGCCGCCGCGATGATCGACGAGCACGTCCCGGACATGGAAGCGTACAAAGCCGCCGTCGAGTCCGTCCGCGAGTACGTCCACGAGGTCGCCGGCGAGTACACCGATCGCGAGGTATCGGTTCACGTCAACACGGCCGACGACTACGAGGAGGGATCGATCTATCTCACGGTCACCGGCACCTCCGCCGAGCAGGGTGACGACGGCTCCGTCGGCCGGGGCAACCGCGCGAACGGACTCATCACGCCCAACCGCTCGATGTCGATGGAGGCGACAAGCGGCAAGAACCCGGTCAATCACATCGGCAAGATCTACAATCTGCTCTCGACGCACATCGCCGAAGACGTCGTCGCAGAGGTCGACGACATCCGCGATCTGCGCGTGCGCCTGCTCTCTCAGATCGGTCGTCCGATCGACCAGCCTCACGTCGCCGACGTCCACGTCGTCACCGACGACGGCGTCTCGCTGGGAGACGTCGAAGGCGAGATCGAAGCGATCGTCGACGACCGTCTCGCGAACGTGACCGGCGTGACGCGGCAGGTCATCGACGGCGAGTTGACGACGTTCTAA
- the pyrI gene encoding aspartate carbamoyltransferase regulatory subunit: MSSDDHALRVSKIRDGTVIDHVRGGQALNVLAILGIDGSDGEEVSVGINVPSDRLGRKDIVKVEGRELSQDEVDVLSLIAPDATINIVRDYDVERKHRVERPEIVEGVLECPNDSCITTANEPATSRFEVLRDGVRCEYCGRIVREDIADLICE; encoded by the coding sequence ATGAGTTCCGACGATCACGCACTCCGCGTCAGCAAGATCCGTGACGGCACTGTCATCGACCACGTCCGCGGCGGGCAGGCGCTCAACGTCCTCGCTATTCTCGGCATCGACGGCAGCGATGGAGAAGAGGTTTCGGTGGGGATAAACGTCCCCTCCGATCGGCTCGGACGCAAAGACATCGTCAAGGTCGAGGGTCGCGAGCTCAGCCAGGACGAGGTCGACGTTCTCTCGTTGATCGCCCCCGACGCGACGATCAACATCGTCCGTGACTACGACGTCGAGCGAAAACATCGCGTCGAACGCCCCGAGATCGTCGAAGGCGTCCTCGAGTGTCCCAACGATAGCTGTATCACGACCGCGAACGAGCCGGCCACCTCCCGCTTCGAGGTGCTCAGAGACGGCGTTCGCTGTGAGTACTGTGGGCGGATCGTCAGAGAGGACATCGCCGACCTGATCTGTGAGTGA
- a CDS encoding RAD55 family ATPase: MEGRLQTGINVLDRKLDGGIPPGCIVAYTADPASQSELLLYELTAARGTLYVTTQRSDDAVRHAIDSSMARVGSPTVRHLDSDEPLSEATRLIGALPDGANLIIDPVDVLERTDRHEYVDFLNTLKDRMLETGSLAFLHCLKSDAEPENRPTTTHVADAVFDLRTTVGATELENFLTIPKYRRGGAPSETIKLELSERVEIDTSRDIA, translated from the coding sequence ATGGAGGGTCGGCTGCAGACTGGTATCAACGTGTTAGACCGAAAACTCGATGGGGGGATCCCACCCGGGTGTATCGTGGCCTACACCGCCGATCCGGCCAGCCAGTCGGAACTCCTGTTGTACGAGCTCACCGCCGCACGCGGAACGCTTTACGTCACGACACAACGGTCCGACGACGCCGTTCGTCACGCGATCGACTCGTCGATGGCACGCGTCGGCAGCCCGACCGTCCGTCACCTCGACAGCGACGAGCCACTTTCGGAAGCGACGCGCCTGATCGGTGCACTTCCCGACGGTGCGAACCTCATCATCGACCCGGTCGACGTCCTCGAACGGACGGACCGACACGAGTACGTCGACTTTCTCAATACGCTCAAAGATCGCATGCTCGAGACCGGGAGTCTCGCGTTCTTGCACTGTCTGAAAAGCGACGCCGAACCCGAGAACCGGCCGACGACGACACACGTCGCCGACGCGGTCTTCGATCTCCGGACGACCGTCGGGGCGACCGAACTCGAGAACTTCCTGACGATTCCCAAGTACCGCCGCGGTGGTGCCCCCTCCGAGACGATCAAACTCGAACTCTCAGAACGGGTCGAGATCGACACGAGCCGCGACATCGCTTGA
- a CDS encoding DUF7475 family protein, with protein MCANSTTGTESLFDPPSNPVGYVAILMAVVTGVLHLVASTNAIQFSQTLGILFILNGLGFLGGAAIYLTRFWRRPLFLVAAAYSIVTILALFPVQGWGIEAFYMGGDLNPLAVITKAAEAILAVCAIYLYTDA; from the coding sequence ATGTGCGCAAATTCCACAACTGGTACGGAATCGCTATTCGACCCCCCGTCCAACCCGGTCGGGTACGTCGCGATCCTGATGGCGGTCGTCACGGGTGTGTTACACCTCGTAGCATCGACGAACGCCATCCAGTTCAGCCAGACGCTCGGCATCCTGTTTATCCTCAACGGGCTCGGCTTTCTCGGCGGGGCAGCTATCTATCTGACCCGGTTCTGGCGGCGGCCGCTGTTTCTCGTCGCGGCCGCGTACTCGATCGTGACGATCCTCGCGTTGTTCCCCGTTCAGGGCTGGGGCATCGAGGCATTCTACATGGGCGGGGACCTCAATCCGCTCGCGGTGATCACGAAAGCCGCCGAGGCGATTCTGGCTGTCTGTGCCATCTACCTCTATACCGACGCCTGA
- a CDS encoding cytochrome P450, whose product MSESGTPPTPDGMALLGHGLAFARNPTAALEQWAAHGDVVRLRLLGESIYLVTGPDEIETILVDDQHAFTIGTEQQATFQGIEDHAMTTATGERWKRLRRGAHPAVTRERVTQYGDRFGSVTARFLEDWNDGDRIDLAAEMRRLTVQLLGETLLEADLRGREDVVLEATDAFLDRADFSRPGQLLPNAIPTPTEFRFRRAVGRLDAVVDDLLERRRADADAREDVCSILLEAHDRGKLTMAEVRHNLVAFVLAGHESPAGTLIRAWYLLANHPEVTDRLRAEYDRVVDGDWPTAGEYDDLELTRRVIDETLRLYPPTTGVSRQAIEPVTVGEYEFDAGTQFLIPQWVPHRDERFWDEPETFDPSRWKRDADRPEFAYFPFSGGPRRCIGADFARLELVLALATMVDRADLDLEVDEPLTFRSSLQLRIETDITASVRTRF is encoded by the coding sequence ATGAGCGAATCCGGTACACCCCCAACCCCGGACGGGATGGCGCTTCTGGGGCACGGGCTGGCGTTCGCCCGGAACCCGACCGCGGCGCTGGAGCAGTGGGCCGCCCACGGCGATGTCGTTCGGCTCCGGCTCCTCGGCGAGTCGATATACCTTGTCACCGGTCCCGACGAAATCGAGACGATCCTCGTCGACGACCAGCACGCGTTCACCATCGGTACCGAGCAGCAGGCGACATTCCAGGGGATCGAGGACCACGCCATGACGACGGCGACAGGTGAGCGCTGGAAGCGGCTCCGTCGCGGGGCCCACCCGGCCGTTACCCGCGAGCGCGTCACACAGTACGGCGACCGCTTCGGATCCGTCACGGCCCGCTTTCTCGAGGACTGGAACGACGGCGACCGGATCGACCTCGCCGCCGAGATGCGTCGGCTGACGGTCCAACTCCTCGGGGAGACCCTGCTGGAGGCGGACCTCCGCGGCCGGGAGGACGTCGTCCTCGAGGCCACCGACGCCTTCCTCGACCGGGCCGACTTCAGCCGCCCCGGTCAGTTGCTCCCGAACGCGATCCCGACGCCGACGGAGTTTCGGTTTCGGCGTGCGGTGGGACGGCTCGACGCCGTCGTCGACGACCTCCTCGAGCGGCGGCGAGCCGACGCCGACGCCCGCGAGGACGTGTGCTCGATTCTGCTCGAGGCACACGATCGCGGGAAGCTAACGATGGCGGAGGTTCGACACAACCTGGTCGCGTTCGTGCTCGCCGGCCACGAGTCCCCCGCGGGGACGCTCATCCGGGCCTGGTATCTGCTCGCGAACCACCCCGAGGTGACCGACCGGCTCCGGGCGGAGTACGACCGGGTCGTCGACGGCGACTGGCCGACGGCCGGGGAGTACGACGACCTCGAGCTGACCCGTCGCGTGATCGACGAGACGCTCCGACTGTACCCGCCGACGACGGGCGTCAGCCGGCAGGCGATCGAACCCGTGACCGTCGGCGAGTACGAGTTCGACGCCGGCACCCAGTTTCTGATTCCCCAGTGGGTCCCCCACCGCGACGAACGGTTCTGGGACGAGCCGGAGACGTTCGACCCCTCGAGGTGGAAGCGAGATGCCGACCGGCCGGAGTTCGCCTACTTCCCGTTCAGCGGCGGCCCGCGCCGCTGTATCGGTGCCGACTTCGCCCGGCTGGAACTGGTGCTGGCGCTCGCGACGATGGTCGATCGCGCCGATCTCGACCTCGAGGTCGACGAACCCCTGACGTTCCGATCGTCCCTCCAGCTCCGGATCGAGACGGACATTACCGCGTCCGTACGGACACGATTTTGA
- a CDS encoding histidine kinase N-terminal 7TM domain-containing protein: MSVVQWGTWVLVAGAAVVVLSTYPYVATAISYRGSDNGLAYILLVMGAGVWNAMFAAQVLDPDPLVKGFFLALSFVGSSLAGLGWFLFAATASSTVGVPQRRLVYGITAVLTGLNIVCIATTPAHDLYWSLSSEPTGTVAFVAISPQLGYWIHTTLLVVLFAAGTSLFADAWDAGISVRYTRAYTCAGIVTVLAVLTTDVLVPGGASATPLVAAGLTTVGWLQADDGRFRLWLRTMRPS; encoded by the coding sequence ATGTCAGTGGTGCAGTGGGGGACGTGGGTACTCGTAGCCGGCGCAGCCGTCGTGGTCCTCTCGACGTATCCGTACGTTGCGACCGCGATCTCGTATCGCGGCAGCGACAACGGACTGGCGTACATTCTCCTCGTGATGGGCGCGGGCGTCTGGAACGCCATGTTCGCCGCGCAGGTGCTCGATCCGGACCCACTCGTGAAGGGGTTTTTTCTCGCGTTGAGTTTCGTCGGCTCGTCCCTGGCCGGACTCGGGTGGTTTTTGTTCGCCGCCACCGCCAGCAGCACGGTGGGCGTGCCACAGCGACGACTGGTCTACGGGATCACGGCCGTCCTCACCGGTCTCAACATCGTCTGTATCGCCACGACGCCTGCACACGATCTGTACTGGTCGCTGTCGTCGGAGCCGACCGGGACGGTCGCGTTCGTCGCAATCTCCCCACAGCTCGGCTACTGGATCCACACGACGCTGCTCGTGGTGTTGTTCGCCGCGGGAACGTCGTTGTTCGCCGACGCGTGGGACGCCGGCATCAGCGTCCGCTACACGCGAGCCTACACGTGCGCCGGAATCGTAACCGTTCTTGCAGTCCTCACCACCGACGTCCTGGTTCCAGGCGGCGCGTCGGCCACGCCGCTTGTCGCCGCCGGCTTGACGACGGTCGGCTGGCTCCAGGCCGACGACGGGCGGTTTCGACTGTGGCTTCGCACGATGAGACCGTCGTAG
- the cutA gene encoding divalent-cation tolerance protein CutA, giving the protein MPTVYITAPLSAADEIVETVLEERLVACVNHLPIRSTYRWEGEIHREEEALLLAKTTDDAYDDLVSRVQELHPHDVPCIERFDEDDVLESFATWREDVIE; this is encoded by the coding sequence ATGCCAACGGTGTACATCACCGCACCGCTTTCCGCCGCAGACGAGATCGTCGAAACGGTGCTCGAGGAGCGACTCGTCGCCTGTGTCAATCACCTGCCGATCAGGTCGACCTACCGCTGGGAGGGCGAGATCCACCGCGAGGAAGAGGCATTGTTGCTCGCGAAGACGACCGACGACGCCTACGACGACCTCGTTTCCCGCGTCCAGGAGCTTCACCCTCACGACGTTCCCTGCATCGAGCGATTCGACGAGGACGACGTCCTCGAGTCGTTCGCGACGTGGCGCGAGGACGTGATCGAGTAG
- a CDS encoding HEWD family protein has product MSAQLRKPTVRECELCGRQERWDDDLEAWQLVREDGEKRVGNPHCIHEWDITGTFNPIDES; this is encoded by the coding sequence ATGAGCGCGCAGCTACGGAAACCAACCGTCCGCGAATGCGAACTGTGCGGTCGGCAGGAGCGATGGGACGACGACCTCGAGGCATGGCAACTCGTCCGCGAGGACGGCGAGAAGCGGGTCGGCAATCCACACTGCATCCACGAGTGGGACATCACCGGCACGTTCAACCCGATCGACGAGAGCTGA
- a CDS encoding FKBP-type peptidyl-prolyl cis-trans isomerase has translation MTEEQAEQADDVDEDVEDGTTDDEASGLQAGDFVKLGYTARTVEEEQLVDTTDPDVAEEEGVDDQQTEFKPRTIVLGEGHIFEAVEDEIVGAEAGDSGTVTIPAEEAFGEHDPDDVETISAEKIDEDDRYPGAHVQIEGRTGHITTIIGGRARVDFNHPLAGEDVEYDYEIVDVVDDREERAAGLFEMYLDVSPELEIEVDEVEEEVPVEPDDEDEDAEPEFETEVVEKETLYVESTPQLTMNQQWMFSKQQIAQDVIDKVGVDRVIVQEIIDGAGGMMGGMGGMMSGMGAGGGDIEDALEDADVDADEIVDELEADADE, from the coding sequence ATGACCGAGGAACAGGCCGAGCAGGCCGACGACGTCGACGAAGACGTCGAAGACGGCACGACCGACGACGAAGCGAGCGGGCTCCAGGCTGGCGACTTCGTCAAGCTCGGGTACACTGCACGTACCGTCGAGGAGGAACAGCTGGTCGATACGACCGATCCCGACGTCGCCGAAGAGGAAGGCGTCGACGATCAGCAAACCGAGTTCAAACCGCGGACCATCGTCCTCGGAGAGGGACACATCTTCGAGGCCGTCGAAGACGAGATCGTCGGCGCCGAAGCCGGGGACTCGGGCACGGTCACGATTCCCGCCGAAGAGGCCTTCGGCGAGCACGATCCCGACGACGTCGAGACGATCAGCGCCGAGAAGATCGACGAGGACGACCGCTACCCCGGTGCACACGTCCAGATCGAGGGCCGGACCGGTCACATCACGACGATCATCGGCGGTCGCGCTCGCGTCGACTTCAACCATCCGCTCGCCGGCGAGGACGTCGAGTACGACTACGAGATCGTCGACGTCGTCGACGACCGCGAGGAACGCGCCGCCGGCCTCTTCGAGATGTACCTCGACGTCTCGCCCGAACTCGAGATCGAGGTCGACGAGGTCGAGGAAGAGGTTCCCGTCGAGCCCGACGACGAAGACGAAGACGCCGAACCCGAGTTCGAGACCGAAGTCGTCGAGAAAGAGACGCTGTACGTCGAGTCCACCCCACAGCTGACGATGAACCAGCAGTGGATGTTCTCGAAACAACAGATCGCCCAGGACGTCATCGACAAAGTCGGCGTCGACCGCGTCATCGTCCAGGAGATCATCGACGGTGCCGGCGGCATGATGGGCGGCATGGGCGGTATGATGAGCGGGATGGGCGCTGGCGGTGGCGACATCGAGGACGCACTCGAGGACGCAGACGTCGACGCCGACGAGATCGTCGACGAACTCGAGGCCGACGCCGACGAGTAA
- the cyaB gene encoding class IV adenylate cyclase, with amino-acid sequence MYEVEVKVPADLEAVRDRLGDLEADALATVVQEDTYYDAPHRSFPETDEALRIRRETVREGRIGDADSSNDTNDTDGSRLTYKGPLVDDESKTREEVETRLEDAAEMDAILTNLGFEPAATVRKERERFALEGYTVTLDRVDDVGTFVEVETEAEKADLESAREGAFGVLDQLGLDPDASIRTSYLELALEK; translated from the coding sequence ATGTACGAAGTCGAAGTGAAGGTCCCTGCAGATCTCGAGGCCGTCCGCGACCGACTCGGCGACCTCGAGGCCGATGCGCTCGCGACCGTCGTCCAGGAAGACACCTACTACGACGCGCCACACCGGTCGTTCCCGGAGACCGACGAAGCGTTGCGAATCAGACGCGAGACGGTCCGCGAGGGTCGTATCGGTGACGCCGACTCGAGCAACGACACGAACGATACCGACGGGAGTCGGCTCACGTACAAGGGGCCGCTGGTCGACGACGAGTCGAAGACCCGCGAGGAGGTCGAAACGCGCCTCGAGGACGCCGCCGAGATGGACGCGATCCTCACGAATCTCGGGTTCGAACCGGCCGCGACGGTTCGCAAAGAACGCGAGCGATTCGCACTCGAAGGCTACACCGTCACCCTCGACCGCGTCGACGACGTCGGAACGTTCGTCGAGGTCGAAACCGAAGCCGAGAAAGCCGACCTCGAGTCCGCTCGCGAAGGCGCATTCGGCGTACTCGACCAACTCGGACTCGATCCCGACGCGAGCATCCGGACGTCGTATCTCGAGCTCGCACTCGAGAAATAA
- a CDS encoding 50S ribosomal protein L11, which yields MAGTIEVLVPGGQADPGPPLGPELGPTPVDVQAVVQEINDQTEAFDGTEVPVTVEYEDDGSFEIEVGVPPTAELIKDEAGFDTGSGEPQKDFVADLSIDQVKQIAEQKKPDLLAYDAKNAAKEVVGTCASLGVTIEGEDAREFKEKVDDGEFDDVLAEA from the coding sequence ATGGCTGGAACCATCGAAGTGCTCGTTCCGGGTGGCCAGGCCGATCCCGGCCCGCCGCTTGGTCCCGAGCTCGGACCGACGCCGGTCGACGTCCAGGCCGTCGTACAGGAGATCAACGACCAGACCGAAGCGTTCGACGGGACTGAAGTCCCGGTAACGGTCGAGTACGAAGACGACGGCTCCTTCGAGATCGAGGTCGGCGTGCCGCCGACGGCAGAACTCATCAAAGACGAGGCCGGTTTCGATACCGGCAGCGGCGAGCCCCAGAAGGACTTCGTCGCGGACCTCTCGATCGATCAGGTCAAACAGATCGCCGAGCAGAAAAAACCCGATCTGCTGGCCTACGACGCGAAAAACGCCGCGAAGGAGGTCGTCGGCACGTGTGCCTCTCTCGGCGTCACCATCGAAGGCGAGGACGCACGCGAGTTCAAAGAGAAGGTCGACGACGGCGAATTCGACGACGTCCTGGCCGAAGCGTAA
- a CDS encoding site-2 protease family protein → MDDADEFDPGPPLETIGSVFAVYETRTDGERLFYYGDPLVDPESMMRELWPAFRDAGYEAQFTRRHGEYVIVAEPTNTGIDGIPWTNVVLFLATVASTLFAGAMWYHIDPFAEPLEIWRAWPFSVAILLVLGVHEMGHYVMSRYHDVDASLPYFLPVPTIIGTMGAVIKMKGRMPDRKALFDIGVAGPLAGLVATVVVTVVGLHLPPVIAPAELANDPDAIRLQLGYPPLLELLAAAFDQPLYRDDPTTSVNPVVIGGWVGMFVTFLNLIPVGQLDGGHILRAMVGDRQETVAALVPGVLFALAGYLYYVGGYDGNSVLIWVFWGFFATLIAAAGPAKPVVDDRLGAERILLGIVTFVLGVLCFMPVPIEIVS, encoded by the coding sequence ATGGACGACGCCGACGAGTTCGATCCAGGCCCTCCTCTCGAGACGATCGGATCGGTGTTTGCCGTCTACGAGACGCGAACCGACGGCGAACGGTTGTTCTACTACGGCGATCCGCTGGTCGACCCCGAGTCGATGATGCGAGAGCTATGGCCCGCGTTCCGTGATGCGGGTTACGAGGCGCAGTTTACCCGACGACACGGCGAGTACGTCATCGTTGCCGAGCCGACGAACACCGGTATCGACGGCATTCCGTGGACGAACGTCGTGTTGTTTCTCGCGACGGTCGCCTCGACGCTGTTCGCTGGCGCGATGTGGTATCACATCGATCCGTTCGCGGAACCGCTCGAGATCTGGCGGGCCTGGCCGTTCTCGGTTGCGATCTTGCTCGTACTCGGCGTCCACGAGATGGGCCACTACGTGATGAGTCGGTACCACGACGTCGACGCATCGTTGCCGTACTTCCTTCCGGTCCCGACGATCATCGGCACGATGGGAGCAGTCATCAAGATGAAAGGTAGAATGCCCGACCGGAAGGCGCTGTTCGACATCGGCGTCGCCGGCCCCCTTGCCGGGCTAGTCGCGACGGTCGTCGTCACCGTCGTCGGACTTCACCTTCCACCCGTAATCGCGCCGGCGGAGCTGGCAAACGATCCCGACGCGATCCGGTTACAGCTAGGGTATCCACCCCTGCTCGAGTTGCTCGCGGCGGCGTTCGACCAGCCGCTGTATCGCGACGATCCGACGACGTCGGTCAATCCGGTCGTCATCGGCGGCTGGGTCGGAATGTTCGTCACGTTCTTGAACCTGATCCCCGTCGGCCAACTCGACGGCGGACACATCCTCCGGGCGATGGTCGGCGACCGCCAGGAGACGGTCGCTGCGCTCGTTCCCGGCGTTCTCTTCGCGCTGGCGGGCTATCTCTACTACGTCGGCGGCTACGACGGAAACTCGGTGCTCATCTGGGTCTTCTGGGGGTTTTTCGCCACCCTCATCGCCGCGGCGGGACCGGCAAAGCCGGTCGTCGACGACCGACTGGGGGCTGAACGGATCCTTCTTGGAATCGTGACCTTCGTCCTTGGCGTGCTCTGTTTCATGCCGGTGCCGATCGAGATCGTAAGCTAA
- a CDS encoding molybdopterin synthase, producing MHVLGVLDRGTRDGALERAVDRIVDRLSQDGRVGVVWYDATIADGTSALRDETLTVGGDVTYDLGADGDWTANGTGLSVADAIDTLATDCEYAVVAGVESLRYPTVVVGDDEDVPDSTIATARTPADLDLEAVVADLEATEPHRTLESLVARIKRSPDADKAGAIATFTGRVRARDDPDDERTEYLEFEKYEGVAEQRLASLQADLESRDGVYAVELFHRTGVVRDGEDIVFVVVLAGHREEAFRTVEDGINRLKDEVPLFKKEVTVDDEFWVHERS from the coding sequence ATGCACGTGCTTGGTGTACTCGACCGTGGTACACGCGACGGCGCTCTCGAGCGAGCCGTCGACAGAATCGTCGATCGACTCTCCCAGGACGGACGCGTCGGCGTCGTCTGGTACGACGCCACGATCGCCGACGGCACGTCGGCGCTACGGGACGAGACGCTCACCGTCGGCGGCGACGTCACCTACGACCTCGGTGCCGACGGCGACTGGACCGCAAACGGCACCGGCCTATCGGTCGCCGACGCGATCGATACGCTCGCGACCGACTGCGAGTACGCTGTCGTCGCCGGCGTCGAGTCGCTTCGGTATCCGACCGTCGTCGTCGGCGACGACGAGGACGTTCCCGACTCGACTATCGCAACCGCTCGAACGCCCGCTGACCTCGACCTTGAGGCCGTCGTCGCCGATCTCGAGGCGACCGAACCCCACAGGACTCTCGAATCGCTGGTGGCCAGAATCAAGCGGTCGCCTGACGCGGACAAGGCGGGCGCGATTGCGACCTTCACCGGACGCGTCCGGGCGAGAGACGACCCGGACGACGAGCGAACGGAGTACCTCGAGTTTGAGAAGTACGAGGGCGTCGCCGAACAGCGCCTCGCCTCGCTGCAGGCCGACCTCGAGTCCCGCGACGGCGTCTACGCCGTCGAACTGTTCCATCGGACTGGCGTCGTTCGCGACGGCGAGGACATCGTCTTCGTCGTCGTGCTCGCCGGCCACCGCGAGGAGGCGTTCCGGACCGTCGAGGACGGCATCAACCGGCTGAAAGACGAGGTACCACTGTTCAAAAAGGAAGTGACGGTCGACGACGAGTTCTGGGTCCACGAACGCTCCTGA